From a region of the Microcoleus sp. bin38.metabat.b11b12b14.051 genome:
- a CDS encoding polysaccharide biosynthesis tyrosine autokinase translates to MNGHYLSGSSSNYLASKPEEDDQVLDMNWVLAVLKRRALVMVAVAATLAAMTGSLILLNSKKTISEYEGKCTVLVEPVTSDDQLLKLYVQAQNNSLGLTELSKIKSSAQDNYSVDYQSLTRVLKSPEVLAPLYDKLQKKYPKLDYNRLYNQLNIQRVSFVQDGKEAGTKLLEITYKDRDSIRIKDILEETLKYYLQYMRQERLKLSNQGLDFINQQIPELQQKVDKLQNELQTLRTKYNFNQPEVGSRLLSDQINNLAIQLVEVESQLAQNRQLYETYEQRSLKGDNRWIVEISPKSYESLMGRVNDIESQVALSSTQFYEDSLPIKSLKKKQQSLRDLMQREAKSVLFQMNAQIQQLESRQRVLSNNQKLLKDKLILMPEAQRRYEDIQLQLDIARENLKLFLGKQKTLQLDSGQINDSWKVLSKPELVRDESGAPNVVKPKPTKRHLAIAFVISSLLGLAVGFLVEVLHTVFHTPEEIRSATKCPLLGVIPIAKAMKIKSRRGAIAAAKFTSVSSTTNSATLRRIIVSNDKNFPLTEAFHYLYTNIQLLSAQEPINSLTITSTVKGEGKSTVAVYLAKTASAVGKRVLLVDANMRSPQLHAYLNVSNARGLSNILTSDLSVNEVIQQVPDDEHLFVLTAGTIPPDPIKLLSSRKMHYLMEQFLTLFDLVIYDTPALIGLADGHLLASQTNGTVLIVKIEKTNRELVNKALYQLNIADFPVFGVVANGVKM, encoded by the coding sequence ATGAACGGTCACTACCTGTCTGGCTCTTCCAGTAATTACCTAGCTAGTAAGCCAGAAGAGGATGACCAAGTTCTTGATATGAATTGGGTACTGGCTGTACTCAAACGTCGCGCTCTAGTGATGGTCGCAGTAGCTGCAACCCTGGCTGCTATGACTGGTAGTTTAATTCTCTTGAATTCCAAAAAAACTATTTCTGAGTACGAAGGAAAATGTACTGTTTTAGTAGAACCAGTTACCTCTGACGATCAGCTACTAAAGCTCTATGTCCAAGCTCAGAATAATAGTTTAGGTCTCACAGAATTGAGCAAAATTAAATCTTCGGCGCAAGACAATTACTCGGTGGACTATCAAAGTTTAACGCGGGTTTTAAAAAGCCCGGAAGTGCTAGCACCCTTATATGACAAGTTGCAAAAAAAATATCCTAAATTAGATTATAATAGACTTTACAACCAATTAAATATTCAGCGAGTTAGCTTCGTGCAAGATGGCAAAGAAGCGGGGACTAAACTATTAGAAATTACTTACAAAGATCGAGACTCAATCCGCATTAAAGATATACTGGAAGAAACATTAAAATATTACTTACAATATATGCGCCAAGAGCGTTTGAAGTTGAGCAATCAAGGTCTGGATTTTATCAATCAGCAAATTCCGGAACTGCAACAGAAAGTAGATAAATTGCAAAACGAATTACAAACATTAAGAACAAAGTATAATTTTAATCAGCCAGAGGTAGGCAGTCGCCTTCTATCCGATCAGATAAATAACTTAGCCATTCAGCTCGTTGAAGTCGAATCACAATTAGCACAAAACAGGCAACTGTATGAAACCTACGAACAACGCTCTCTAAAAGGTGATAATCGTTGGATTGTTGAGATTAGTCCTAAGTCTTATGAAAGTTTAATGGGGAGAGTAAATGATATAGAGTCGCAAGTAGCTTTAAGCTCTACACAATTTTATGAAGATAGCCTTCCCATTAAATCTTTGAAAAAAAAGCAACAAAGTTTGCGCGATTTAATGCAAAGAGAAGCTAAATCTGTTTTGTTTCAGATGAATGCACAGATACAACAGTTGGAATCTCGCCAGCGGGTGCTGTCTAACAACCAAAAATTACTGAAAGACAAACTAATTTTAATGCCGGAGGCTCAACGTCGCTATGAAGACATACAATTACAACTAGACATAGCTCGCGAGAATCTTAAACTGTTCCTAGGGAAACAAAAAACTTTGCAGCTAGACAGCGGTCAAATTAATGACTCTTGGAAAGTTTTATCTAAACCAGAGTTAGTCAGAGACGAAAGTGGTGCTCCCAATGTAGTAAAACCAAAACCAACCAAGCGGCACTTAGCGATCGCGTTCGTGATTAGCAGTTTGCTGGGTCTTGCTGTAGGTTTTCTAGTAGAAGTTTTACATACTGTTTTCCATACTCCCGAAGAAATTAGATCGGCAACGAAATGTCCGCTGTTGGGTGTAATACCCATCGCCAAAGCAATGAAAATCAAATCTCGTCGAGGCGCAATTGCTGCGGCTAAATTCACTAGCGTCAGTTCAACGACTAACAGCGCCACCTTAAGACGAATCATCGTGTCAAATGACAAAAATTTCCCTTTGACAGAGGCATTTCACTACTTATACACAAATATTCAGTTATTAAGCGCCCAAGAGCCAATAAATTCTTTAACCATTACTTCGACTGTGAAAGGTGAGGGTAAGTCCACGGTAGCAGTTTATTTAGCTAAAACTGCTTCGGCTGTTGGTAAACGAGTATTATTGGTGGATGCTAATATGCGATCGCCTCAACTGCACGCATACCTTAACGTCTCAAATGCTAGAGGTTTAAGTAATATTTTGACTTCTGATTTAAGTGTAAATGAGGTCATTCAGCAAGTACCAGACGACGAACATCTTTTTGTGCTTACCGCTGGTACTATCCCCCCCGATCCAATTAAATTACTTTCTTCCAGAAAGATGCACTATTTAATGGAACAATTCCTCACCTTATTTGATTTAGTAATTTACGATACGCCTGCTTTAATTGGTTTAGCTGACGGTCATTTACTAGCTTCTCAAACTAATGGTACCGTACTGATAGTAAAAATAGAAAAAACTAATCGCGAGTTGGTAAACAAAGCCTTATATCAACTAAATATAGCGGATTTTCCAGTATTTGGGGTAGTAGCTAATGGGGTAAAAATGTAA